Proteins encoded within one genomic window of bacterium (Candidatus Blackallbacteria) CG13_big_fil_rev_8_21_14_2_50_49_14:
- a CDS encoding Na+/H+ antiporter, with protein MHHEVETLLTLLLIATSVAILVRYIQLPYTVMLVLGGLVLGVLHYLPEVEMTPEIVMTIFLPILLFEASINIEYSHLRADMKSILTMAVFGVVISLFVTGGVMHWLGGMPWMIALLFGSMIVATDPVSVLSIFKKLGVPHRLTAIVEGESLFNDGTAIVAFQIILAVVVTGHFSAMEGLQKFLLVCLGGLAVGLVIAYGAIVLLEKIDDHLLELMITTVLAYGTYLVAESLHVSGVIAVVTAGIMVGNMGWERAMTPTTRVAVLTFWEYAAFVINSLIFLLIGLQIHLNELLHFAPIIGAGILALFAGRILAIYPLAWILNLGLKARLPMKWMHILVWGNLKGALSMALVMSLPADVPYRKELLVTIFGVVLFSLLGPGLSMNPFLKILKLSKKESFAEQFELLQGELVALRSALAELELMHGAGKFSKMIYEEQKVKYSLRLEEVERDIGMIQQEEPKLVHLQSLSAERHLLVTQKSSVRDAFRNGILSESSSQALIHGINRKIYDLELSDPDH; from the coding sequence ATGCATCACGAAGTTGAAACCCTGCTAACACTTCTCCTGATTGCTACTTCAGTGGCGATTCTGGTGCGCTATATTCAATTGCCGTATACGGTCATGCTGGTTTTAGGGGGCTTGGTTTTAGGTGTTTTGCATTATCTCCCTGAGGTTGAAATGACGCCTGAGATTGTCATGACCATTTTTTTGCCGATTCTTTTATTTGAGGCTTCGATCAATATTGAATACAGCCATCTCAGGGCGGATATGAAGTCGATTCTGACCATGGCTGTTTTTGGCGTGGTGATCAGCCTCTTTGTAACAGGAGGAGTCATGCACTGGCTGGGGGGCATGCCCTGGATGATCGCTTTGTTGTTTGGTTCGATGATTGTGGCCACCGATCCTGTGTCTGTGCTTTCGATTTTTAAAAAATTGGGGGTTCCCCATCGCCTGACCGCGATTGTTGAAGGGGAAAGTCTCTTCAATGATGGGACTGCGATTGTGGCTTTCCAAATTATTCTGGCTGTGGTAGTGACAGGACATTTCAGCGCGATGGAGGGCTTGCAGAAGTTTTTATTGGTTTGTTTGGGCGGGTTGGCTGTCGGGCTGGTGATTGCCTATGGTGCCATTGTGCTGCTTGAAAAAATTGATGATCATTTGTTGGAGTTGATGATCACCACGGTTTTGGCCTATGGGACTTATCTGGTGGCTGAAAGCCTGCATGTTTCTGGTGTGATTGCTGTGGTAACAGCTGGAATTATGGTCGGAAATATGGGCTGGGAACGGGCCATGACCCCCACCACCCGTGTGGCTGTGCTTACTTTTTGGGAGTACGCGGCTTTTGTAATCAATTCCTTGATTTTCCTCTTGATTGGCTTACAAATTCATCTGAATGAACTGCTGCATTTTGCACCGATCATTGGAGCAGGTATTCTTGCCCTTTTTGCGGGGCGTATTTTGGCGATTTATCCCCTGGCCTGGATTTTGAATCTGGGTTTGAAGGCTCGCTTGCCCATGAAATGGATGCATATTCTGGTTTGGGGCAATCTCAAGGGGGCCCTCTCCATGGCTTTGGTCATGAGTTTGCCCGCCGATGTTCCCTATCGCAAAGAATTATTGGTGACTATTTTTGGTGTGGTTCTTTTTTCGCTTCTGGGCCCCGGTTTAAGTATGAACCCTTTTCTCAAAATACTGAAACTCTCCAAAAAAGAGAGTTTTGCAGAGCAATTTGAATTGCTTCAGGGGGAACTGGTTGCTTTGCGCTCTGCTTTGGCAGAGTTGGAGTTGATGCATGGTGCAGGCAAGTTTTCGAAAATGATCTATGAAGAGCAAAAGGTCAAATACAGCCTGCGCCTTGAAGAAGTTGAGCGGGATATTGGCATGATTCAACAGGAAGAGCCTAAGCTTGTGCATTTGCAATCTTTAAGTGCAGAACGGCATTTATTGGTTACACAGAAAAGCTCTGTGCGCGACGCCTTCCGCAATGGTATTTTGTCTGAAAGCTCGTCTCAAGCCCTGATTCATGGCATTAACCGCAAAATTTATGATCTTGAGCTTTCAGACCCCGATCATTGA